The stretch of DNA AAACAACTTCTTTGCCATTGCTCCCATTATTTTTCTGTCAATCCATTCCTAAGATGCGTTATTTATGTACCAAGTGAGTTCATTCTTCATTCTGCTAGGTTCATTTATGGAGCATGTATGTAATGGAACAATAGATTAACCAAAGGAAAAGTGTATCGTTTGTATCAATTAACTGCCTGGCATTTGTTGATAGGCTATATACTTGATAGCTTTAAACTTGTACATGTATAAATCTCTCATTGATATTAGATTAGCCGATTGCAGaaagtttatttaaattgaGTATATTTGCAACTATGAGTGAATAtagtttcttttgaattttttaatagtaattttttCTATCACAGCAGCGTGCCAATTTGATATATTAACATTACAATAAAATGTTTTTAGGATCTGTAAATGGGGGCAACAGTGCTGAGCTTGCAAAGAAAGAAGACATTGATGGATTTCTTGTTGGAGGTGCTTCATTAAAGGTACATggtttcttcaaaaaaaaattgaccttAGTGGCCATACCATTAATGTATCACTTACAAGTTGATCTTGTTGAGATGCAGGGTCCTGAGTTTGCCACCATTGTCAATTCAGTCACATCCAAGAAAGTTGCGGCTTGATTACTTATTGTGGTTTTTGCAATATGAGAGCATTAACTAATGTGACAGTAATGACATTATGTGATACATTTTCTTTGCATTCAATAGGAGAAGCATTCTCAGTTTTCTAAAGTACCTGTGTTTTATGGTAGCAATTAGTGATACAAAAAGTGTTAAAGGTAATAAATGTTTCTGAATTATTGTCGTTTTTCATAATTCCCGTCAATATTAAGAAATATTGGTTTTATGTTTGCCCTCTATTGGCATCATGCATTGTCAATAAACTCCACACTCTATGTTCCTAATCAACCAAAAGATGGAAAGAAAAGGGCCTGAAAACCCAATAAAATAATGGTTTGATTTGTTTGGTCATCAATCATCATAATCCCAATGTCACTAGCAACTTAGCACGATGGGTAGCAGTAATCAAACTGCAGGCCTCAGCTCTAATTTCAGGTCAGTTACTTTCAATTCAAGACGCCtatctaaatatattttctcatttttcttaatactttgtttttttgttgtgtATTTTAATATCTCGAAAAATTATTGCAACATGACTAACCATGTTTCCAATATGAAACTTATTTATAATAGTGACAAGAAATCACTAAtgaccaaaaacaaaattaagaaatcACTAATTGACATATCTTAAATAATTTGGCTATCAACTAATTTAGTTTATACAACTTatcttttgcaaaaaaaaattatgatgagTTTTAAGGGCCTAATTGCTTGAGTAAGCCCATTTAAGGGTCATTTTGCCTGATCACTTAGGAACTTTTAGGTTTTGCCAGCAAGGGCCAGTTTTTGGGCTTCAGCCCTTTGTCTTTCTTGTGTCAGTAAAAGAAATGTGATTGCTCATCCAGCTCCTATATTTGCTCATTTTTTCGACTTTTTATCTTATCTTAGTTTTCGGTAGTGTATTAAAGGCAGATGGGCAAACATAAGGGACAGATGAGCAATCAccgtaaaaaattatttgttccCCCAAAATAGTTGTAAGGTACtttataaagtttttatttagattcattcaattttttattagtttaagTGGTTCGAATAACTGTATTTACACTTTATAGAAAATAGAACCCAAAagcaaatttcaaaatttataaaaaaattataaccatTGTGTGTACTATTTAAAAAGTTAGGACATGGGACTATGCAAGAAAGAAAAGGTGATAGAACAGAATAAAAAAGGCTCGATCACTGCATGCATCACATTATACAATGAACCGGAAATCACGAATACACCGCCTAATAGTTATTGGTATTGTTGGCATGTGCTttctatattaaattatttatttagtcgCTTGTTAACCGTGCATATGAAAAAGCACAAGAATTGGGGGACTCTGCAAGTTAGGGATGCTGTCTTATTCATATGCAACAGAGCTTAAGACAGAATTGCACCGAATCGGCGCATGATTGtcattaactattatttttttgaatcattgtcattaattaatgttatgtataaaatattagtaatttagATAAACTTTCCACATGATATTGGTATGtgatatgaaattatttattgtaaatcTGTAATAGCATAGGAGAGGTTGCTGCTATTAGCTGTATTAATACTATGTAATTCCTCTGCCTCCACTCATTACTTCAAATTAAGTCaactctaaacttttttctCTAGGCTTAACTATTTCTTAATTATGTACTGGTAATCACATTCACTAACTATATATACCCATAGAAAACTAATAATAATGCTACCTAACTCCTTATTCTCTTATTGCTTTTGGGACTATATTTTCAATGTTTCATAGCCGCTGCTTGATAGGCATCACGAAGAACCTAACCTATAGTTAATAAATGTATATTTGGTTTCCGGAAACTGTTCATAAATCATAGTCAAATCGAAATGTAATAAGGTCTCAAAAGAATGGGTGTGTGTAACGTGACGAGTTGGCATATGTTACTGGAAAGAACCTTTCGTGCATAACAAGGCTCCCTAGACTTGCCATGTTTCTTGccgttttaatttttttctctttcttggGTTGCATTTCTGGCTCAAGAAGTTGCAAATATGGCTCGAGATTTGGAGGCATAAGCAAGCGAAAAAGATCATATATCTTCTGAGCTCTATCTATGATGATCGActactctctctttctcttttgtgtaccattcataaaaaaataaacgaaTCAACAATAAGACATTCAACATAAAATTGACGTTTCCAATAATGTAGAAAGaataatgaatttattgaaCAAGCGAGAAGTAATGTTctaatatcataataaaatatataaaatgttgatattaaagaaagaagagaaaagtagaaataaatttgtattgaaaaaataaaaataaatactgtTAGTTATAATCGGTATAAGATactgtttatatatatatatttcaaaataactaTTACAATCAACTTACAACTAATCTAACTAATTTACAactaatttaactaatttaactaatttataattGACGTAAACTAACTCTAACAAGAACAACCTATTCTGATGGGCgtgataatatttttgaaaaaatgggTAGGCAACTTTCTACAGTAAGTTTTCCACACATGATCCAAAAAACATACTATATGGAGGGCCAAAGTAATAAATTATCGTACTAAAAAAACTCGAAATAAGAATAcgacaaaatatatttgtttggtCACTAAATTTTGTCGCCATAATACttaataatgaaattaatataaatggatttttcatttatatctCTAAATTCTTttactatttcaaaaaaaattagttagtataaattaatcaattataattacaaaatcGTTAAATACTTTTTAAGATGTACCTTATTTATATAATCAATTCGTTAAATACTCTTTTAAGGTCTACCTTGTTAATTTACATACTAAAATTTTTGTGAGCGTATGTTAACAACTCCACTCACTTTTTAATTGTTAACAATTATAACTATTTCTGTTAAATACACTTTAACATATAACTTACTAAAAAAGTTAAGTGAATAtaaattagatatatatatatatatatatatataataaatacattacataataattaatatactatAAGGTAAGAAGGGAGAGGGGTCAAGGCCACTCTTTCTCCACCCCTTCGTCCGTCCGTGACACCACATATAACGTTGAAATTTTGTTTACAATtcatataattttcaaatagcAATACTTCTAAGAGATATGAAATGTTAAATGATGTTCTCGATAAAAAGCAGACTTAGTCGATGATGTTATATGTGcggataatttttaaaatatatttaatttttttaataattatattaatatagtaaaattaaataatttaatgtattttttaattaatttgttgtaatattttagtttaatgcATCTCTTAATCATCAAATTAATGTACTTATTAAGTTattaaagattataaatttttcaatagttgttttttttactaattgatATGAGTTgctcaataaataaaaatactttagaGGTAAAAAAGACaagataaaattaatgttacataaattaaaattatgtaaaaaatatttctgagtcatttattattttctctggTGTACGAAAGTAAATGAAAGAACTTTATTatgtaaactatcattgattGATTGATGTAAATGCACACTTcacttcaaaaaatttaaagtatttgAAGCGTATTCGCCGGTTAAcccgtttgcatccaatatatataaattgttagAAGTGAATcgaatataaaattaatgtgaTGCTCacgttttaaaatttatttgtgcagttcttattatcaataattttgTCTTCTTCCTGTTCAAAATTTGTAAGATACCtccaataaaatattcaatatatagTAATTTAGATATAGAATGTTTATGTATTTGTACCTGAATGAATGTAAATGAATGTCATGATTTTAGTTCAGAAATCTAGCTTTTATATAGATCTCTAAACTAAGTTTATGGGTGCCACTAccttgataataattttagtaCATAATGcctataataattttataagattaaaatTGACAAGCAAAATTTACCAAAATATCTTATGTATAAAAACCGAGGTAGTATGATGAAGAGAAGCAGAAGCTATGTTGCCAAAATGTCTAATAACGGGGGTGTGGACCACTGCTCCATTACCCTAATGAATAAAGTGGCCGGCACATAATAATATGGCAAGGCCCATTTTGTTTGGAAATTagtcttctttctttttctttcacgTGCTGTGTAGTTGTAATCTCATACAAAATCACCTAAATCGTATACtatctttttttcttaaacTAAAGATAATAATTAGTCCATACGTTTGTTTTTCTTCCTTCACTCGAATTTAAACTCAAATTCTCCGCTTATTTAACCTTCGACTATAACTAGTTGAGCTACACATTCACTCTTACTATAGATCCCAATTTGATAATGACCATTGGGAGGGGAAAAAAACTTTACCATCAATCAGTACTCTactaattttgtatttattcaTTCTGCCACGTAGAAACACCATTTAGTAGATGGAATCAAAGTTATCACAATACAAtcatataacaataatataaaggataaaaacaaaacatatgagatctataaaatctaatttaagtaacaaatgtcgatattattaGATCGCATATTATGTCACAAATTCAACATAAAAACCACGAaactgaaaattaattttttatcatttcattACAATATTCAATTGATTGAATTATAAATTACCATTTTTTATACTCGTTTGAGTAATTCAAATTACAATTCAAATGGATTAGAGTAGTCGAATTATGACCTAAAGGTTTAGTGGACTCcgttttcattttaaaataaaattttgaatatgtaatttcaaaaataaaatataaaaattatatgaattaattcTAAAACCAATAACAGTATGTAAGTATGTAACCAACCAGAAGAGAGACATAGAGGATATGTAGTTCTCTATCACCGCCCTACATTCATTATCGCCCCCGCATTATTAATTTTCTAGAACAGTAGGTCCATGTTTTACTCCTCCACGTGGGACCCAAAATGTGGCATATAGggttaaataaaacataaacgTTTTTAGATTAATTCTAACATTTTTGTTTAGGGAATtaattatagtaataaaaatacaaagagaaagatgcaagaaaaagaaaagcaaaGAAGTTGAATGATACAACCAACCAGACCCAAAATAATAACATTCATTCATTGGTGGACCCGCTGACATAGAACCGAACCACATAGACAATGCATGTACAAAATAATTTAACCAAAGGATAATAATTTAACGATCATCAACCGTACAACCAAAGATCAACGGGCACCATTTCAGCACAAAAGAAGAAACAACCCTCAATGAGTGGAAGAAAAAGAAGTACACAAGGAAAGAAAAAACATGCACAAAAGAAGAAATCAgagaaattcaataaaatacacAATTTCATTTCCCATCTAGTAGTCAGTGGTAGGGAGTTGCTCGTGGGTGTGGCTAATGAAGACGACCTCGTAGATAAGCCCAGCAAGCCCACCACCGATAAGTGGCCCAGCCCAGTAGATCCAGTGGTTGGACCAGCTCCAGCTTACAACAGCTGGGCCGAATGACACGGCTGGGTTCATGGATGCTCCGGTGAAGGCTCCTCCAACCAAAATGTTAGCACCAACAATGAAACCAATTGCAATTGGTGCAATAATTCCAATATTACCCTTCTTTGGGTCAACGGCAGTAGCATACACGGTGTACACCAAACCGAAGGTCAACACGATCTCCAACACCAAAGCGGGACCCACTCCAACTCCAGCTGAAAGTGAGAATGCTGGAACAGACTGCGATGCACCGTAACAAAACTCTCAGTTCGTTATTTaaccaaaattatattattatttaaccaAGAGTTTGACGTTATAAACTATTGGAAAATAACCAATATTTCATAAGAGTCAACGGATAGGGTAGATcagtatttaatatttaaaaattgaatacaacattaattatgtatttcaaATAAATGATCAGTTTCATTTACACGACTGATATACTAAGATATTAATTTTGGTGAAAAAGTgatttaaatgataataattttgtaattatggGTGTATAGAACGAATTAAGAGAGGGGTTCAGGATAAAACCGAAATGATTATATAGTGTGTCTTACCAAACCAGTAGCGAAGACGAGGAGCAAGGAAGCGACGATGGATCCGAGGAGTTGAGCGATAATGTAAACGATACCACGGAGGAGGGTGATGTTACCACCAACGAAGGCACCGAAAGTGACGGCGGGGTTAACATGACCACCGGAGATATTGGCACCTACGGAAACAGCAACAAAGAGAGCAAACGCATGAGCGATAGCGGCGGAGATGAGGCCGGAGGGAGTAGCAGCACCGTCGTTGGTTAGCTTGTTGTAAGCGATGCTTGAACCGGAGCCGGCGAAGACGAAGATGAAGGTTGAGATAAACTCAGCGAGACCAGCTTTCAAGGTGTCTGGGTGAGTTGCCTCTTGTGGATTTCCGATGGCAATATTTCTGATCGGCATGTTGGAATAGCGTTTTATCACTCTCTCAGTCACTGAAAgcgctttctttctttctttcgcTTCTTCTTGTTTTCGCTTCCTTCGCTTGTGTCTTCTTATATGGAGAACGACCGGCCTCCACTTTCACGGGCTGTAACCGGTTACCGGTTAAAATACTTCAATATTACAAATTCGTTTAGAATACTTCCAAATTTGTGaggaatcaaaattttataaaataccaACCCAGAAAATAAACAAATCGTATTTCGTGACAGCCTGTTAATGTTATTCATTTCTaagttctaattttttattttattttttgtaaaaaaaagtatttttagttttgaatttgTCTAATTAAAGGGTTTGTACTATATGtactattttacaaaatttatatgttattttaaaaatcaatagtTTTCATCATTTCTatgattttttagataaaaaataatgttgtaagatactttaaataaaagtatatatataaataattaatgcatatagATGATTCTATAAATGCGATGATGCATATAAATAATTCTATGTCATTTATTTGTATCTCATAATAATATgtcaaatcattatttttttaattcaaaaatctaaaatatattaaaattattaacttttacaataaaaagatcaaatttgtaaattaataataataataaataaatcaaaactgcaattaaatattttaaatttaacagttatatctaaatttttttctaaaagaatAAAACTATAAGCTTTTAAAGATAATGGTCAATGGTCATACACATATACTActtgtattaaataattttatattcgtatttaaaaaatatcatattttcatgtccattatcaatttcaaaatcattatataaatgtaaaataatgaattttttgaaaatattaacaaaaaattatttaacatcAACAATAAAGATATTCATTAATTGTGTTGATTTTGTACTCCAccaaaactaaatataaaaatttaatttatttaatttaaaatttaaaataaatatatcaaatattaaattttggttgatgaaacttttttttacaaatttaaggATAAACGAAgtattttgttataattatttttggataTATATCACCCAACACCACAAGTCGTTGGAGTTGCTCTCATACAGCGAAGCAATATGGGGATGCCCTTTCTTGCAGTGACACGTGTCACAGATGGATAAGAGCCACGTCACGCAAATAATAAGTGGTAATTATCTCTGGCCTTTTTGGTGTGTCTAGATTGTTCGAAGAGCAATAACACCTACTACACATTTCATTTACTTTTTTGTTAAGAAGAAGACGTGAATGATCATAGATTATAGCATTAATagaattgtttttttctttttaagacaaatataaaatagaattgttaaCGATTAACGGTGATCTTATGcgcataaaataaaatgaagtagCCGCTTAGCGTAGTACAACAAATGAATTATAATAACAACTCAAATGACATGATTAATCTTAATATAATGAATGAATGGGATAAGAAGATAAACGCTGTGGCCTTGTGACTCTGTCGTTGTGAGTGACCCACGGGAAAAAAGCAAGTATTATTAGCAGACCACGACTGACACGTTGATGAACTGTAattgtttataaatttattataaaaaataaaataaaatatggcaTGTAGGCATGTAGCTTTATTGATAATATGACGTTTTTTGGTGTAAAGTTACTTTTATAGGTAAATCAAAATGTATTTAgagaattgaatttgatttccCTCCATCACCATGGCCTTGGTTTGGATTATTTGCTAATAGCTAAGTTGGTCCCCTCAATTATTTGTAGACAGTAGTTTTTACTATGTAAACAGGTGCCCTGTGCCCTTCAATCACGCAAATATTCTGTTTCGAGGTAccttaattttgaataaaaattcaGTTCCCCGTATTATATAATttctttagttaaaaaatttactcCATCCTTTTTCTTAATCTATAAATAAAGTGGtatcattatattatattatcataaacacatttataaataatatcgatattttatcaattaatctaagataatttcaatttttttataaaatcaatttttttataaaagacaattgtgttatgatttaatttgatttataatatacAATTGTCATTTATAAGAATgtctgaaagaaaaaataacactACTAGAATTCTACGTTTTTCCTGCGGATTTTCCTGCGGATTTAAGCAAATATTCCGCAGGAAAGCATGTTACCTGCGGCTTTTCCGGCGGAACCTTATCCCCACGTAAAACCTTCGTGGATAATTGTTACCTGAGGATTTCACTATCCGCAGGTAAATTACCTGCGGCTAAATCCGCAGGAAACATAAACAAAATCCGCAGCAACGGTTAAGAAAACTTTAGGCAATTTGGTACG from Cicer arietinum cultivar CDC Frontier isolate Library 1 chromosome 3, Cicar.CDCFrontier_v2.0, whole genome shotgun sequence encodes:
- the LOC101508956 gene encoding probable aquaporin TIP-type, with the protein product MPIRNIAIGNPQEATHPDTLKAGLAEFISTFIFVFAGSGSSIAYNKLTNDGAATPSGLISAAIAHAFALFVAVSVGANISGGHVNPAVTFGAFVGGNITLLRGIVYIIAQLLGSIVASLLLVFATGLSVPAFSLSAGVGVGPALVLEIVLTFGLVYTVYATAVDPKKGNIGIIAPIAIGFIVGANILVGGAFTGASMNPAVSFGPAVVSWSWSNHWIYWAGPLIGGGLAGLIYEVVFISHTHEQLPTTDY